The proteins below are encoded in one region of uncultured Fibrobacter sp.:
- a CDS encoding carboxypeptidase-like regulatory domain-containing protein, whose product MFINKLTKTGLAFALLGLGMFVGCSDDNASSASTLSETNTGNPSVASLDTADFEKKFSDGKNSCVIETLAKKTSKDTVDDEEEIEYKVDTLTTLEGSQVIEWGRITCGAHKDIYLYADVKGRVVDPSGKPLANAKVYTEESCPSYSDDCRWFTTDGDGYFYMESVNFLTYEEGIPVYADSSKAARAEDGAARMEHIPVFNNLPTRVISENKKFGTNESLRFDEASMIKVDGRNILDVGNVSLEPAYSVNVPLDSIHFRDIEEHDGDWDVVDAPVEKALEKGVYLSIHSMDCYNVNKCYTWTPDIKISLEDVERGYITVDALPENTYDLMLYCNDCVAEIYPGTLVVER is encoded by the coding sequence ATGTTTATTAATAAGTTGACAAAAACGGGCCTTGCCTTTGCTTTGCTTGGTCTTGGGATGTTCGTTGGTTGTAGTGATGATAATGCCAGTTCGGCATCAACACTCAGCGAGACGAATACGGGTAATCCGTCGGTTGCAAGTCTGGATACGGCCGATTTTGAAAAGAAATTCAGCGATGGAAAAAATTCGTGCGTAATAGAAACCCTTGCGAAAAAAACTTCCAAAGATACTGTTGATGACGAGGAGGAAATCGAATATAAGGTGGATACGCTCACGACATTGGAAGGCTCGCAGGTTATAGAATGGGGTCGAATAACATGTGGCGCTCATAAGGACATCTATCTGTATGCGGATGTGAAGGGGCGTGTGGTTGATCCGAGTGGGAAACCGTTGGCCAACGCCAAGGTTTATACCGAAGAATCTTGTCCATCTTATAGTGATGATTGCCGGTGGTTTACGACGGATGGTGACGGATACTTTTATATGGAAAGTGTGAATTTCTTGACGTATGAAGAGGGCATCCCGGTTTATGCGGATTCTAGTAAAGCGGCGCGTGCGGAAGATGGCGCGGCGAGAATGGAACATATTCCCGTATTTAATAACTTGCCGACTCGCGTTATTTCGGAGAACAAAAAGTTTGGCACCAATGAAAGCCTTCGCTTTGATGAAGCTTCTATGATTAAAGTTGATGGTCGTAATATTCTTGACGTAGGTAATGTGTCTTTGGAACCGGCCTATTCAGTCAATGTGCCTTTGGATTCCATTCATTTTAGAGACATAGAAGAGCATGATGGCGATTGGGATGTTGTCGATGCTCCTGTGGAAAAGGCTCTGGAGAAAGGCGTGTATTTGAGCATTCACAGCATGGATTGCTATAACGTTAATAAGTGCTATACTTGGACTCCTGACATTAAAATTTCGCTTGAGGATGTGGAACGCGGGTATATTACAGTCGATGCGCTTCCGGAAAATACTTATGATCTGATGTTGTATTGTAACGACTGCGTTGCCGAAATATATCCCGGTACTCTTGTTGTAGAACGCTAG
- a CDS encoding tRNA-dihydrouridine synthase family protein, translated as MLKTPKIPKKTSFKLRSMEVFPNTILSPMDGVTDAPFRRLCRVLSGDRMGLLVSEFVPTDGDAVFNLDGHKQLKFFPEERPFGVQIFGRFPDRMAAAARKIAESLHPDYIEVNAGCPAPKVAGKGSGSGLLRDLPRLQEILHDVRAALDGCGVDVPLTLKCRIGWDSESVNIMETLAIAEGEGVEMLTVHGRTRLQGYNGLADWDWIGKAAAAAKIPVIGNGDVNSVARAFDCIENYGVAGVAIGRGAMHNPWIFGQIADAWEGKPARVITAAEALEIFKLYYGFKIEDGSTEMGALGRLKQLGARLCKGFCLDEASADNDVAMQVRQSLLSSSCSAELLDRAQSLKEGLAKDLVFDPDRLVNLNGAKETELKFGDQFKGR; from the coding sequence ATGTTGAAGACTCCCAAAATCCCGAAAAAGACTTCCTTCAAGCTCCGTTCCATGGAAGTTTTCCCGAATACGATCCTCTCTCCGATGGACGGGGTGACGGATGCACCCTTCCGTCGGTTGTGTCGGGTGCTTTCGGGCGACCGCATGGGGCTCCTCGTGTCGGAGTTCGTGCCCACAGACGGCGATGCGGTGTTCAATTTGGATGGTCACAAGCAATTGAAGTTTTTCCCGGAAGAGCGCCCGTTCGGTGTGCAGATTTTTGGTCGCTTCCCGGACCGCATGGCCGCTGCGGCTAGGAAAATAGCGGAATCCCTGCATCCTGATTATATAGAAGTGAACGCGGGATGCCCGGCGCCGAAGGTGGCGGGCAAGGGCAGTGGCTCCGGCCTGCTAAGGGATTTGCCGCGTTTGCAGGAGATTCTGCACGATGTACGGGCCGCGCTGGACGGGTGCGGTGTGGATGTGCCGCTCACGCTCAAGTGCCGCATCGGCTGGGACTCCGAAAGCGTTAATATAATGGAGACGCTTGCGATTGCCGAAGGCGAGGGTGTCGAGATGCTCACGGTGCATGGCCGTACCCGCTTGCAGGGGTACAACGGCCTTGCCGATTGGGACTGGATCGGCAAGGCCGCGGCCGCGGCCAAGATTCCCGTTATCGGCAACGGCGACGTGAACAGCGTCGCCCGCGCGTTCGACTGCATAGAGAACTACGGCGTTGCCGGTGTCGCGATTGGCCGCGGCGCCATGCACAACCCGTGGATCTTCGGGCAGATTGCAGACGCCTGGGAAGGCAAGCCCGCACGCGTGATTACGGCTGCCGAGGCGCTCGAAATTTTCAAGCTGTACTACGGGTTCAAGATCGAGGACGGCTCTACCGAGATGGGTGCGCTGGGCAGGCTCAAGCAGCTCGGCGCAAGGCTGTGCAAGGGATTTTGTTTAGACGAAGCCTCTGCCGACAATGATGTCGCGATGCAGGTGCGCCAGTCGCTCCTTTCGAGCAGTTGCTCTGCTGAACTGCTGGACCGTGCGCAGTCCCTCAAGGAAGGCCTCGCGAAAGACCTCGTGTTCGACCCGGACCGCCTGGTGAACTTGAACGGCGCGAAAGAGACCGAACTCAAGTTTGGTGACCAGTTCAAGGGTCGATAA
- a CDS encoding TIGR02147 family protein: protein MDKIIDIFQFTNFRKYLDEYQAARVQTDPDFTRAGACALLGLPKTRSYYNDIIKGKKLSSRMIPKFVEVLGLNKKEAKYFEAMVNMDQAKTATERNAFFEELLKQHPDSHRILNEDAYEYYSHWYNSVLFTALEVVDVSDDLEPIQKLISPKVSVGTLKRSLELLERLGFVRKNENGFWKSCRDSVSSGAYNNSDLVRQYQLQCFELSKQALLASDERSSDMATFTFSVSDDAFKAIAKEIQGLKAKVRKIIMLDKKKATGVHQLNVHLFTNLKK from the coding sequence ATGGACAAAATTATTGACATATTTCAATTCACGAACTTTCGCAAGTACTTGGACGAGTACCAGGCCGCTCGCGTGCAGACAGACCCTGATTTTACTAGGGCTGGAGCGTGTGCGCTGTTGGGGCTCCCCAAGACTCGCAGTTACTATAACGACATTATCAAGGGGAAAAAGCTTTCTAGCCGGATGATTCCCAAGTTTGTTGAAGTGCTTGGCCTGAATAAAAAAGAAGCCAAGTATTTCGAGGCCATGGTGAACATGGACCAGGCGAAGACCGCGACGGAACGGAACGCTTTTTTCGAGGAACTGCTGAAGCAGCACCCGGATTCCCACCGCATCTTGAACGAAGACGCCTACGAATATTATAGTCACTGGTATAACAGCGTGCTGTTTACGGCGTTGGAAGTTGTGGATGTTTCGGACGACCTTGAACCTATCCAGAAATTGATTTCCCCGAAGGTTTCCGTGGGTACTCTGAAACGTTCCTTGGAATTGTTGGAACGCCTCGGTTTTGTGCGGAAGAACGAGAATGGCTTCTGGAAAAGTTGCCGCGACTCGGTGAGCAGCGGCGCCTATAACAATAGCGATTTGGTGCGCCAGTATCAGCTGCAGTGCTTTGAACTTTCAAAGCAGGCTCTACTTGCAAGTGACGAAAGATCGTCGGATATGGCTACTTTCACTTTCAGCGTTTCCGATGATGCTTTCAAGGCGATTGCCAAAGAAATCCAGGGCCTGAAGGCCAAGGTGCGTAAGATTATTATGCTCGACAAGAAGAAGGCGACTGGCGTTCACCAGTTGAATGTTCATTTATTCACAAATTTGAAAAAATAA